The Phormidium yuhuli AB48 DNA window GTGGATTGATGGGGCCTATGTCCTCAATGACCTCAATACCTCCATCACCGCCAACCAGCTCTTTAATATTCGGGAAATTAAACGAACCTATCCCATCATCAGCAGCGGTATCCTCCTAGCGGATGTCCTGGGGGGCTTTTCCCTACCCCTGGTCATCGCTAACTTTGGGGTTCGCAATGTGCTGTTTGTGGCCTGTTTTATGTTGCTGGTGGGGGCGTTGCTGCTGCTGTATCTAACGGAAAACTACCGTCAAGCGTTCCCCGATGTGGCCCGGCGCACAGAAGAAGAGGATCGCTCAGACTTTACCACCCGCCGCTTCCAGGGACCGTTGCGCACCTATGTCTGGTTGCTGGTGAGCTTCTTCGTTCTGGTGGAAGCCCTCTATGTTCTGATTGAATTTCAGTTTTTTAGTGAAATTGAACTCTTCTTTCGTGAGTTACAGCTCGAAGCCCAGGCGGGAGAACTGAGCCACAATGCCTCGATTTTTTTAGGACTGTTGGATCTCAATGAGACCTCCAACTTTGATAGCGGAATTGCCCGCTTTCTTGGGCTATTTAACGGCTTTTTGGGAATTTTTGAGTTGATTACTCAATGGTTCGCCTCTAGCCGGGTTGTAGAACGCATGGGGGTCTTCTATGCCGGGGGAATCCTACCGGCTCTAGTGCTGGCTATTGGCGTGTTAGCTCTGACGGGATCGCTGACCAGCGATTTTGAACTCTTTTTTGGGGTCATTGGCATTAAGTTTGTCGATGAGTTGCTGCACTATACCCTAATTGAAGGGACAGGGCCGGTGTTGTTTCAACCCTTGCCAGAGAGCCAGCGCAATGGTTTGCAAGCTCTGGTTAATGGGGTTGCCAAGCCGGTCTCAACGGGGGTTGCGGGGGCGGTGATGTGGCTGGCTATTTGGGGCGGACGACGCTTAGTTGGACCCGAACGCTGGCTAGAATTACAGAGTTCCATTTTTGTCTCCTTAGTGCTACTGGTGGCCTTGGCTTGGATTTTGGCCATCTGGCTGATGCGATCGCGCTATGTCGGCTTGCTCGTCTCAAGTGCGGAACGGGGACGTTTGGGGGTCTCGGATGTAGATTTCCGGGCCCTGAAACGGTCTGTGGTGGAAACTCTGGAAAAACACAAGTCGGATGCGGATAAACGCTCTTGTGTGGAACTGCTCAGTCAAATTGACCCGAAAAACGTCGGGGAAGTGCTGGCGCCCCTGTTGTTGAATTTATCTCCTCCCTTACAACGCCAAAGTTTAGAGGTGATGCTCAACGCACCCAAAACGGAGCATCTGCCCCAAGTGCGGGCCTTGATTGAGCGGCCCCAACCGCCAGAAATTCTTGCCCTGGCCTTGCGCTATATCTGGTTAACTGAAGAAACCCCTGATATGCGACAACTGCGTCCCTATCTGCGGCCGGAAGTCGATCCGGTGGTGCGATCGACGGCGGCTTCACTCATTATGCGCAAGGGGAATCGGGAACAAAAAGCCGAGGCCACCAACGCCCTACGGCGAATGCTCACTCACCAGCAAGAACGAGAACGGGTGATGGGAACTCGCGCCTTGGGTGAGGCGGAGTTTTTACAGGGATTACGCCTTTATGTCCCCAATTTGCTTCAGGATGAGTCTTTGCGGGTGCGCTGTGCCTTATTAGAGGCGATCGCCTCCACAGAATTGGAAGAATACTATCCCTCTCTACTGCGGGGACTCGCCTATAAATCGACCCGCGATGCGGCGATGCACTCACTGGTGCGCTTGGGTAATGATATTCTCCCGCGTCTGGTGGAACTCGGAGAAGATATCCATAAACCGGATTTGGTGCGGATGTACGCTTGGAACACCGTGGGCCAGATCGGTACCCCCGAAGCCCTCAATACCCTCGTCACCCATCTCATGACCACCTGGGCCACCAGTCGCCGTAATATCCTGCGGATTCTCTTAAAAATGCCCGACGAGCAAGGAATTGAGGGGGTTCTCGATCGCCTCGGACGCAGCGGGGTAGAAATTCTGATTGATCAGGAATTGATGTTCTTAGGACAACTCTATGCCGCCCTGGTAGACTTCCAGGGAAGTCGCTCGGCGGATGCCTTGGAGGAACTACATAATGGCAATGGACATCGGGAACTGACGGCGGACTCTGCCCTAGAGTTACTCTGCAACAGCCTAGAGGAGATTCGCAATGACAGTATTGAGCGGTTGTTCTTGTTGATGAGGTTCCTGTATCCCCTCAGTTCAATTCAAGCAGCCGCCTTTAACCTTAAGTCTGGCTCTCGGTCCTATATGGCGCGAGGCTTGGAAATTCTCGATAACACCATTGATATTCCCAGTAAACGGGCCTTACTCAATATCTTGGATCGTCAAGGGGATATGGAAAAATTACAGAGTCTGTCAGACTTGATTGACTATCGCCCCCTTCCTCCCCGAGACCGACTGCGAGTCTTGTTGGAATTACGCTATTTCCTCTCTGACTGGCCCCTGGCCTCCTGTTTCCATGTGGCCCGTCTGGCCCGCTGGAGTTTGGCAGCTGATCAGACTCTGGCTGGGTTACGTCATCCCACAGGGTTTGTTCGAGAGTCGGTTTTAGCCTATTTACAGGTGGCCTCTCCCCGGGCCTTGGTAGAATTGCTACCGAAACTGCAACATGACCCTGATCCTCTCGTGGCAGCTCAAGTCCAGGAGATGATGGTGCAGTTGGGCTTAGCCCCGTCATCTTCAGACTCGGCCACATCACCCCAAGGGCTATAACTTTCTACCCTCGTGTTCTAATTCTCCCATGCTAACCAGTGTTGATCGGTTGTTATTTGTACGAGGTGTTCCTATCTTTAAGGAGTTACGGGACGATTTCCTGGTGCGTCTCGCGTCGGTGATGGATGAATTATCCTTTCCGAGTAATCACACCATTTTTACTGAAGGACAGGAGGGGCGATCGCTCTATATTCTGGTATCGGGGGTAGTCCGCATCCATATCGGCGATACTGAAATCACCAAGTTGCCCCAGGGAGCCTGTTTCGGTGAAATGTCCCTCTTTGACGCCGAACCTCGTTCAGCATCTGTCACCACCTGTGAACCCTGTGAATGTCTGATGCTGACGCAGCAACAACTCTATGATGCGATCGATGAAACCCCTGGCATCGCCATCAACATCATCCGCCTCCTCTCTCGCCGAACTCGGGAGTTAAACCAAAAGGTGAATAAGCAGGATCCCTAGTCCATCGATCCAGTACCATTTTCGATTAACCTGGGGGGTGGATTTCATGTTAAGGCCCTGATTATGACCCGCTCTCGTTTTGATTCTCTGGCCCCAGTCGATTGCCATCCCTTGCGAGGTGTCATCTTTGATATGGATGGTGTTTTGACCGATACCATCGAGTTTCACTATCAAACCTGGCAACGACTGGCAGATGAGGAGGGGATTCCCTTTAGTCGTCAAGCCAACGAGGCGTTACGGGGTCTATCACGCCGGGACTCGCTGTTACGGATCTTGCAGGGCCGGGTTTTGCCGGAAGCGACAATCCAGGAACTCCTCGAACGCAAAAATCGCTATTTCCGCAGTTTCATTGAAACGATGACGGCGGACTATCTGTTGCCGGGGGTGCAAGTGTTTTTAAAGGATTTACGGGAGGCAGGGATTAAGACGGCGGTGGCTTCTGCCAGCCAAAATGTCTATATCGTCATTGAAAAGTTAGGCATTGCCTCAGACATTGACGTGATTACCAATGTCTATGATGTCGATCGCCCCAAACCCGCCCCCGATGTCTTTCTCTACGCGGCCCAACAGTTAGGGTTAGGCCCCGAAGATTGCGTTGTGTTCGAGGATGCTGAGTCTGGGGTAGAAGCGGCCCGGGCCGCCCAGATGCGGGTGATTGGTTTGGGAGACGCGGCCCAGGTGGGGGCAGCGGACTGGGTGCTACCTGGGTTAGAGGGGGTTCGCTGGCATCATATCCAAGCCAAGTTAAACCCCGGAGTCTAGGGCATATTCTTGGAGAATTTCCAGAGGAATCGTCTCTAAGACTTGTTCATGGGTAGCCGCGAGGACAATGGGTGGGGCCACCCCAGCACGAATCGCCTCCTGCCAGCGAGAGGCACAGAGACACCAGCGATCGCCCGGTTTCAAACCCGGAAACTGATAGGCCGGCACAGGGGTACTCAAATCGTTGCCCCGTTGTTGGGTATACGCCAGAAACGCCTCAGTCACCTGGGCACAGACGGTATGACTCCCAAAGTCCTGAGGGCCAGTATTACAGAACCCATCTCGATAGAATCCAGTGCGGGGTGACGAACAACACAGTTCTAACCGTTGTCCTAAGACGTTCTGGGCCGGCTTACGGGTGGGTGTTTGGCTCATCGGTAAATCGATAATTAGTGGACACTTCAAAATAGATAGTTAAAAAACTGTTTTTATTGCCTGAGAAGCATTGAAAGGCTTATTGTTGTACTCTTTGATGTGCTTAAAATGACAGCCATCTAAGCCAGGGTGAGGCAGATCGCTGGCCACCCCCAAGAGAATTATGGCAAATTCCGGTCAAGGAAAGCAAAACCCCCCTGTTCCCTGTTCCCCCCCCCTCCCTTAAATTGCGATAGCCTAGAGAAAACACAGACCGTAGGAGGAATCAAGATGGCATCAACACCCCTAACAGATATAGATTTACTCAATTGTGCCCAAGCCAATGCCAAAGAAGGTTTAGAGTCCGCAGCACAACACTGTGGCTATGGCGAGGATTCCTCGCGCTTTATGGCAGCATTACAAGAAGCGGCTCAAAATAAGGGAATTACCCTGAAGAACTTCAGTGATCTCCTGAATTTTGACGATTTACAACCGTCGTCTGGAGAAGCCATTGCCCCAGAGAGTCCTGGAAATCTTTAATCGATCTCTGAGATGATCTCCCAGGGGGACATTCCCTAGAGGAGATCGCCCCAAGCTGTCCTGGCTCGGGAATTTCAGCCTTAAGATAGAGGCAGAATGGGGGGGGAT harbors:
- a CDS encoding DUF2237 family protein, with the translated sequence MSQTPTRKPAQNVLGQRLELCCSSPRTGFYRDGFCNTGPQDFGSHTVCAQVTEAFLAYTQQRGNDLSTPVPAYQFPGLKPGDRWCLCASRWQEAIRAGVAPPIVLAATHEQVLETIPLEILQEYALDSGV
- a CDS encoding MFS transporter, which codes for MELKNWQFNQGGWKQQVLQWLNLRPEDGERTLLMFAFYTATSIGLLWLEAVTYELFLARYGAESLTIIYIAGAAIGSGLGFFYSWLQEILPMRRAIVVIALLMATPALVFRFGLEMPLLFGLTVFAMRLWIDGAYVLNDLNTSITANQLFNIREIKRTYPIISSGILLADVLGGFSLPLVIANFGVRNVLFVACFMLLVGALLLLYLTENYRQAFPDVARRTEEEDRSDFTTRRFQGPLRTYVWLLVSFFVLVEALYVLIEFQFFSEIELFFRELQLEAQAGELSHNASIFLGLLDLNETSNFDSGIARFLGLFNGFLGIFELITQWFASSRVVERMGVFYAGGILPALVLAIGVLALTGSLTSDFELFFGVIGIKFVDELLHYTLIEGTGPVLFQPLPESQRNGLQALVNGVAKPVSTGVAGAVMWLAIWGGRRLVGPERWLELQSSIFVSLVLLVALAWILAIWLMRSRYVGLLVSSAERGRLGVSDVDFRALKRSVVETLEKHKSDADKRSCVELLSQIDPKNVGEVLAPLLLNLSPPLQRQSLEVMLNAPKTEHLPQVRALIERPQPPEILALALRYIWLTEETPDMRQLRPYLRPEVDPVVRSTAASLIMRKGNREQKAEATNALRRMLTHQQERERVMGTRALGEAEFLQGLRLYVPNLLQDESLRVRCALLEAIASTELEEYYPSLLRGLAYKSTRDAAMHSLVRLGNDILPRLVELGEDIHKPDLVRMYAWNTVGQIGTPEALNTLVTHLMTTWATSRRNILRILLKMPDEQGIEGVLDRLGRSGVEILIDQELMFLGQLYAALVDFQGSRSADALEELHNGNGHRELTADSALELLCNSLEEIRNDSIERLFLLMRFLYPLSSIQAAAFNLKSGSRSYMARGLEILDNTIDIPSKRALLNILDRQGDMEKLQSLSDLIDYRPLPPRDRLRVLLELRYFLSDWPLASCFHVARLARWSLAADQTLAGLRHPTGFVRESVLAYLQVASPRALVELLPKLQHDPDPLVAAQVQEMMVQLGLAPSSSDSATSPQGL
- the pgmB gene encoding beta-phosphoglucomutase; the protein is MTRSRFDSLAPVDCHPLRGVIFDMDGVLTDTIEFHYQTWQRLADEEGIPFSRQANEALRGLSRRDSLLRILQGRVLPEATIQELLERKNRYFRSFIETMTADYLLPGVQVFLKDLREAGIKTAVASASQNVYIVIEKLGIASDIDVITNVYDVDRPKPAPDVFLYAAQQLGLGPEDCVVFEDAESGVEAARAAQMRVIGLGDAAQVGAADWVLPGLEGVRWHHIQAKLNPGV
- a CDS encoding Crp/Fnr family transcriptional regulator — protein: MLTSVDRLLFVRGVPIFKELRDDFLVRLASVMDELSFPSNHTIFTEGQEGRSLYILVSGVVRIHIGDTEITKLPQGACFGEMSLFDAEPRSASVTTCEPCECLMLTQQQLYDAIDETPGIAINIIRLLSRRTRELNQKVNKQDP